A segment of the Phoenix dactylifera cultivar Barhee BC4 chromosome 15, palm_55x_up_171113_PBpolish2nd_filt_p, whole genome shotgun sequence genome:
GGGCCTGCAAGGTTTAATGCACCCTTTCAGCTGATAGACTTGGTGCGCATTATGTTTCACTTCACCACAGCATGCGAAAGAGGTAAGTTGGATGCAGTTACAACAAAAGAAACGGAACGAAGTAATCCAAGTGTGCTATCTATCTGATAGGCAAAACCAATAGATGCAGAGCCAATCCGTCCGATGAGTTGATCTAAGGCGTGTTACGGTAGCTGataaaaaaccaaaatttcaagAAATGCCTGCTCAACTCGAGTCTAGAACCCAAGGGTGCCTGCTACAATTTTGCTCCTCGAAGCCACTTTGATAGGCCACATTCTCAGTACGGCATGAAGCAGTTTGTTTTCAAGAAACAGCAAAACCTGAAATCTGAAAATAACATACGGTAGGCTTGCCTCTTAAGTCATAATCATCTCATACTTCACAAATAATATCTTGAAAAACCAACGAGCAACGACTAAGAAGAAAGCGGTTTCGGCGTTCTGCCAAAAGCACTAGGATGCAATGACATTTCACTGAGGTACCCAGGCCCCAGAGGATTATATACCTGTAAAGCTGTTTGGTTTTTCTACCTCCTACCACAATCTCACTCGAGGACTGAATTGTGCCATCAAATATTTTATTGAAACTTGACTCATAACGTATGCAGAATAGAGCTCCAAGTTGACATAACAAAAAGTTACCCTTGCTTAGTGTTTGCTGCCTTCTCCTTTCAACCgtcagagggggagagagatgtGTGCCGAAGAGACTTGGTGGCATTGGCTCTTGCTTCGACTGTATGGAGAGGAGTGAAAAGTCTGGTAGCTAGGCTGCAGTAGATGCGTGGTCGTGTCACCATCGTTAGATTAGCCAAAAATAGGATCAGAAAGAAGATAATGAAAGTAGCCTGGTTCTAAATGCCTTGACTTTTAAGAACTTTTAGTACTGTCAATTTCTGTTTTAAGGAAGGAGAATAGGGTAGGATAAGTTGTAGCCAGAGTCATGATCAAAATATTTCTACTACTACTCTTATGGgtaaattaaagtcctactgGTAAACTACAAGcatgaaatttaaaaataaagcaAAAGTATGTAAGTATAAAGATAAACTGATTTCATGGATATGTTGAAAGTGTCCTGTCTTTCAGATTATATCCATTTTATGATGTCATTCCATATTTGGCCTCCACTTTTCTTGACATTTTTGGCACCAATTGCCCTCCACTGCTCACATCCATCCTAACGGCTAGATCCAGTATTTTTTGTCAAATTGATAACCATATACTTGATCAGCCTTTATCCTATCACTGATCTTTCTAGCATGTTCCATTGTAGTTCATATTAGCCGTCTTCTTAAATTATTAGGCCTATGCCATAATACTTTCTAGATGACTCCGCCAACTTCTCCATGATGTTCATCACTCTGGCCTTAACTCTCATCAGAACCTTCAACTGAAGCTCTATTATACCAATCATGCTCTCACCCCACCATATGGCTGAGCGAGCACGTCTCTCGGGTGTCATCGTGGGTAAACACTTTGGGTTAAAAATGGTGCACTGTCCATATAATTTTCAcaaaagcatctgaaaaattaattaGAGCATGTACAAAGTTGGCAACCCTAGTGGTTTCAAGTTGGTTGTGGGAAAATCTGCTAAAAGGATCCTGAATGAAATTTGACTACTTGCGGGTCCATAAGTCGCAGTTTTCAAATAAAGTTGGCAAAGCTTTGCTGAGGGGATATTTGACGTTGTTTCTGATTACAAAAAGAGGAGAAACTATGAAGCAACATTTTCTAGCTTTCCTAAAAATGCTTCTTTAACATTTTTCTGGTAAAAGCACTATCCATTGATGTTTCTAAGTATTTTTTGCTTGAAAAGTCACCAAAATACTTTGCAACGGTTTAGGATGCCATCCAACAAAAACTAgctagaagatattatttgagttttttggttctctataaatattcaagatctATCTAATGCATAATTGATATAGACTAAATACATTAACCGTACgaatcttcacacacactcctCGTTTAAGCCTGAGAGTTCTCATcgggctaagagttcaaatccattcaaatctaatcataagcacaACCGCAATCTCAATAGGCTTGTGCTGTAGTATCTTCTAATTCAGAGATCATAAGTTAGATccactttgataccatttgtaacgatTCAGCATCTCACCCAAAAAAGCTATGTAGcatatattatttggattctttggcCCTGtacaaatacccaagatctactcaagatatagccgatgtgggaccaaATTAAGGATATAAATAGGTCAGATTGACCTGCGACCCAACCTGCTTAGACCCAACCAAACCCATTTTGGAGGACCCgcggggtcgggtcgggttctaAAATGGGATCCGTTTAATtttttggattgggtttgaattTACTCTAAATTCAgtaaatttggataattttgggTTTTCAATCCTACAACCCAATCCGATCTAAATCTGTACAAATTTTTGGGCCTGCGAGCATGCAAACAAATTTTGAAGCCATAGATGGGTTgacccgacccgaacccgaATTTTTTGGATTGGGACCAAGTTATACATGGACCTAACCTGACCTAATCTTCTATTGGGTTAGGCCTGGATCTAAAATTAAGATCcaaaaaagaaatcaagttgAGTCGGGATCACTCATGATTcgacctgacccatttgcacccctagacCAAGTACACTCCCTAACAGATCCTCGCAATATTTTTTAAACAATACCAAAAGTTATAGTTCATGAAAGGATTAAAAAATGATCCTAAATTGTCATTTAATCCCTACAAGAAAGAGCACCTAATTCTCGATGGCGTCTAGAAGAGGAATTCAACCTGAAAGAATTGTCTCTCTTTTTAATCGATCATTCAGGAGAAAAATTTTCAATGTTGAAATCACATTGAAGAACAAAAATAACAATAGCTTCTATCTTAACAGGTGATGATATGCAAAATCATTCCAGTCAATTGCGGAAGAAAATTGCACGACTCATGCTCATAACTCAAACTGAGGCATAAGGCTCCATTTGGCAAAGCTTTTGGAGGGACAAAAAAACACTTTCTACtcctccaaaagcacttttaaaTGAAATAAGGATGTTTAGTAAAAATTTCATAAAGTTATTTTAGGCTCCATTAGAAAATTGTTTtaagttataatatttttttttggatcgaaATATcggtaataaaatataacaattacacaaaatgttcttttataatcataaaaatattatattatattatagatattatattatactataatcatgaaaatatcttATCCCTTTATTATTgtcatactataaatataatataatatcataatatattaatatattatattagataatttaatattatgttatcttatagaaaattaatttatgctaataattataatattttatatcgttattattgtattatactataaatgcaatattatattacattatatcataatacatcaaaattttatgaataatttaatattatattatattacaaaaaattaatttatattaataattataatattttatatttttattattatattatactataaatataatattatattacattatatcatatatcattttattgtatcaaaaatattttttcgatTTATTTAACGAATATATATTTAAGTTTTGCAGCAGCGCTACTCAGCAAAACTATTATAACAAACAGCTCTACAAAACAGGGCCTAAGGCCCTAAGTACTTTTCGGTACCTTTGTCAATTTTCCTCACTAACTTTATAAAACCTAATGACAAATTCATAAACAACTCTGACAGCGGTACCGAGAGCTATAGACCTATAACCTGCATTTggaagcgagagagagagagagagagagagagagagagttcgtGCCTGCGTTTGCAGAAACCAAACGACCACACCTTACGCCATGCCACATATACGGCAGGCTTAAACTTGCACCTTATCACAATGGGAAAGCAAAAATCTAAAAAGTATCCATGTTCTCCATCTAAGAATTACGATAAATTACCCCAGCATTTAGGACCCTAGAACTTCAGACTTCTATGGAACTCGAAGAGATAAACAGCCGCCAGGTACAATGGAATTCAAGTAATAGGGCGTGGACTCTGAGAAACTGCCGACTTACAAGGCCTAACTGCAATGATCCAAACAAAAGAACTATGTACTAACCCCATTTGTTCCGGTATAAAGCAGCCCCACAAACCACAAGCTGTGAAAGAAATACATCGACTGCTGCTGGAGCCATTTTAGAACTTACAGGAtgtgaaaagaacaaaaagcaCTCTTAGGCCCCATTTGTGACATTTAGGCTGAAGCAAACACTTGTAAATTCAAAACAAGACAGGAGTAGAAAATGAATGGGCAAAGTAGAGCATGGAGGATGAAATTAATCTTGTTCCAGCATAGAGCCCCGAGGGATTATCCACCTGCGAAGCTCCTCTCCTCTCATCTCAACAACATTAACCGTCCCCGAAGATGTTTCATGCTTTGCCCGAGGATAAACATATCAAAAATGGGTAACAGATCCAAATTGACATACAAAAGTTGTGACAAATGGAACACCGCCGGCATAGCTTTAGAACCACCTGAGAAATTTATCAGGGTATTTAATTGCCATACCACCAAATTGAAACCTGACAAGCTATAAAATCTGtacaaaaaaaggggaagacttACAATCACATCGCTAGGTTCAGCAGCATGGCTCTTTTTACAACTAAAAGGGTTAAGAACCTGTGGAGTAAAATACAATAATATTAACACGGACACCACGTCTAAATTGGTGCATTTCAACCATGCAATATGACCATCTAGTAGCACATCTGGGCTTCTTGACCAAACTCATGGATCAAAGCTTTAGATGCCTTCATTGCCTTTTGAATGACTGCAACAAAAAATTGTAATACAATCAAAAATACATTTTCCTACAACTCTAGTGATGAATCAGAAATTCTGAAaactttggtttatttaaaagaaAACGAGACAGAGGACTTGATTTTAAAAAAAGCTCTTTTCCAGGGGAAGTTCTTACATCAACATTTTTGGTTACATCCTTCAATTGCTCAACTAGTTCCTCCCTTGCCTGAGTAGCTGCCATGACAACAAAACACCAAGCAGATCATGTATTGATTACCAGAACTCAAAAAGTTGCATGTAATATCCTCATCAAATCTTAACTTTTAAATCCAACTTAGCGGGTCATACAAAAATCCAATCTCTGCCAGCCAAACACCTTTTCAAATCCATCTAGCTGAATTACTTTTGCAGGAGTGATTTACCAAAATTAGCCAACTGATCAAATAATTTGTTGGCATCTCTACAAGTATAACTGAACAAAACAAGTTTATCAGGCAAGTGTCTGCTTGTGAAACTATCATGCAAAATATCTGGAAGTCATGTATAGGTTACAACAGAGGCTTTCTGTGCATGTCATGTATAACTTATATAGACCTCTGAACTAAGATACATGATGGTATATCTCATAATTCACTTGCTCGAATAATATACCCCAGATGGATCTTATTTACATAGATAGGTAATAAATATTCCCTCAAAGAACTACTCACATGAGCTTtacatgaacagtgtttttgaAAGTAATAATTAACAAACTTTTAGCACATCCATTCTCATTAACTGTCTTATCACCTGAACTTCCACGGAAGTTCCAAAGAGCAAGCAACAAAAGTAAATTACCTTTGGTAGAAAGTTCTTCTAAATTCTTTGATGTTCGCACTGCAAACCTTTGAAATGTTGGGCTGCACAGATATCATGGGTTTAACCATGAAATCTCATATCATTAGCATACAATTCAAAATTGACTAGCACAGATGAAAACACTGTGCCACCAAAAGGTGCCATACCAGAATGCAGTAAGATGCATCACACGACAGGGAGGAATATTTTTTAGTACTTCAATACACAAATGTAAATTAAGAATCCAGACTGCTGACCATAATGGCTAATGTAAAACAACAGCTGATGCATTCCCCAAACCTCATAGTTTCATGTCCTACTTTCAATAAATCATAGATTCATATGACCAACATATTCAAAATAAATAGTATGACATATAGCTCCCCAACGTCCAAATGCAACAAAGCAGATGTGCATTGGATAGCGAGGGGAGCCTTGTTTTTCTTGCTTCACTTCCTCACAAGGCCCATAAaatacaagaaattcataggctcaAACATCAATGAAGCACTCTGACAAAATAAAACAATCATTTATACAAGAAGACCAGGTAGTGAAAACTCACAAAGAAACTGTCGTTTTGAGAGACCGTTTCGCATTAGATGCAGGACAGGAATCCAGATTGACATCTCCATTAGGAGCTTAAggaattttttttacaaaaacaaaaatagataCCCAAACAAGTAATTGATTAAAATAATACAACCAAAATCTCCATGCAAGAAAACAAAATGACAACTCAGTCCCTTAGATGTTCTTTGATTATGCGATCATCTCCGCCATAATCATTACAGGTCTGTAAGCTCATCAACGTTGTCCAGGAATGCCAATACGCTTGGAAACAAATCAATGATCATTATAAGTAGAAGCACGTAGACATCTAGAAAAGTCGAAACCCCATTACACTCACATACAAACATGCATTATCTCGAGCTTGAATAGAGGGAGCTATTTTATCAAATAATAATATACAAACACGCGTATATTATCATTCTACCACAGATATAGATATACGCaaatacccccccccccccccacacacacacacatataaatagatagatagatagctagatagatagatagatagatagatagatagatagatagatagatattaAAAAGAAGTGTATGTAATTGATGCAGGATGCCGACGATCAATGATAGACACAGATGCCGGCAAAGGGCATGGCAAGGATTACAACAATCTATATGGCTTCAAGGGAACGAGTCCATTGGGAACTGACACATCCTCAATGACCAGATGATGAAGCGCACATGGAGCTAAAAAAATGAAATACACTAAAGGAAAACCTAAATCGgcgttcaaaaagaaaaaaggggaaaagaaaacagaaatatgTTCTCGGATCTCCCCAGACTGTGTACAGAAGCAAATCTACACGGGGCATAAATGAAAAAGGAGAGGAAACGAGTGCATAGAAAAATCTTTGATGTAGCTTCAAGGGAACGAATCGATCGAGCAAAAAAGGGTAAAGTGCCCGCCCGTCGACCAGATAAAGAAGCACCAAGAAAACAATTTAaaagacattttttttaaaaaaaaaaggaaatgactcTCGAATTATTTTATCATTCGGAAGGGCAATATCACAAAAATCTTAATACATAGAACGAATACCACAGCCATCCACCGATACGATTTTTATACCAAGCGCAACGGCAAATCAAtcagggagaaaaaaaagactTGAGAAAAATGGACGATGGAGAAAATTACTTGTTGGCTAGGCCTTCAACGACGAGCTCGTTGACGACGTAGCTGATAATCCTGCCGAGGAAATTACCTCCCGCCATCGATCAGATCGCACCGGCTGCAGCTGCGCGATCGAGATTCCAAGCAATCAATTAACCCCCCGAAGAAGATAGGCGCATGAaaggggaaaaagaaagaaaccccTCCTCCTAGGTATGCCACAAACaaacgaagagagagagagaagcaacAAACCTCCTCCGGGATATTAGTAGACGGAAAAGAAGGCCCTAGATCGGCAGCAAATTTGAGCTGGGTGGCTAGGGCTCTCCTCCTAGTTTATAGACGCGACCCGGGCGGATATGGAGGGTTGGGATGCGAGTGCTCGGGCATCGACGGTTGGGATTGGGTATGTGTACCTGAGCAAAACCCTAATTCCCAATGTGTTATCCTTATGGTCTATGGAGGCGGCGTGGTCCTGCGTGGATGAGGAGAGGCGCCCCGCCGCCCGGTTGGCCTTTTGGGCTGTTGGGCCGTCAGGCCCCTTAGCAAATTCCAGCGCGCATTGGACTCCCTATCAACGGGTGCCATTTCATGGGCCGGGTTTCAGTGCAGAACATATGAAATAAATCTGGTCCGCAGCCCGATTTCCGGCCCATTATCAAACTGCAATTTTTCCTTCTCCGTCCGTTATTGTTGGGCTTCTTCCTCAGCTTCtcgtttttttgtttttcttccttttttttgtttttttttatctcgCCTAAATTCTTTTGGTTGAAATAGACCTACACTGCGATGACTCGAGAATCGAGATGGGTCAAAACTCTCAGTTATATTGGATCCATTGAAAATTTGATCCCTACCTGACCCTAACTAAGAGCTCTTGACTCAAACCCCATCCAAATTGGGATTCGGGTCAGGTCAATTTCTGCCGCCCAATAGGCTGCCGTCATGTGAAATTGTAaacaaggaaaaataaaaaaaataacctgTAAAGATGGATAAGGGACGAAAGATCTATATCGGGTATGGATCGAAGTTTTGTATGTTGCTGCTTTGCTTGACCTCGCTCGCCAAACCCATTGCCACTCTTTAACTTCTACTCTCAAACAATCTCTATATTTGAGGCGATGAATCAGCAGCCATATGTTTCAAATAATAACTCAATTTTCGGCCAAGACTATTATAAATCTGATAAAAGAATTGGAGTTAAGAAGAGCAAGCTTGAACTTAAACATATCAAGTCTGATACAGTGATCCAGCCTCATGGAAAATTAGTTCCCAAATAGAGCACAATTAGGTCCGTCGTAGCCTGCAAACTCCACCTTCAATGTCGAGGCAAGCGTAACACACATGGATAACTTTTAGATTTGCATATGGCCAACGAACGCTCATTTCTTAAAGCAGGCAAAGAAAAACGGAATTTATGGCATACGCATCCTGCATGCTCCTTTACATGTTCCCAAAATTCTCTTCCAGCAATGGCGTCTGACATGGATCGCTTCCTCCCATTGTAGCTTTTTATGTTATTCTCCCTTCTCAATACATAGCAACCAATGCGAAACAAATTCCGCGGCATCGACTAATCAACGAGAACAAGCTGGCATCGAATCCTGTCTGATGTCATtccttatttttttgattttaatgataaaattacagAAATCAAGAGGAGAAAACAGCACGTTGGATGCTGTTATTTTTATTTACTATTTGTTAAGAAATTCttgcttttattatttttttaaaaaataagactCGTGACTTTTATCATCAACATGATACCACCTTCATCATGTCGTTGGTGCTATCACTATTTGTTAAGGAATTCTCTCACATTGACCATGCACGAATATCCAGCCTTGCACCCATCTGCAGCATAAACAATTTGTTAGCTGGATAGATGGATGACGACCACCACGCTTAGTTCACTTTAGGCTTCAAATTCGCAGCACCAACTTGATCATGTAGTTTATGCTCGCGATAAACAAGCGCGGTCTTTGAGTCCGAAACCCCGAACGAGCTATTTCGTGTGCATTTGTTTATCCATGGTCAGATGGTGCTCGACGATTCGTGCGTATGGCAAATGTCAAGGAGCTTTTACGTAAATAAAATCTCGAGACGGCTAGTTAACGTTAAGCATGAGCTTCagattctgtttttttttttttttttctttcttgcatgGCAGTGAACTCCAAACCCATTCAGGACCACAATAATGCAAGTTCTATATAACGTGCAAAGAGAGGATGTTAAATCCACTATGAATTTCAAAATCCAACATTGAAAAGTACAAATCAAAACGGTTACATGTATTCTATGAGTTTCTTAAAAACATGTTTTTATATATTACGCACAAGTGTTTTCATGCCTTACAGATCACATACAACAATCTAGATTTCGATTTTTAATCTTGTAACATTAAAATTAGTGGAGGATGTATATTACAACTATACTCTCAATATATGAGGTTACAAGTTTGATCCTCAAAATTATATAAGCATGACAATTGCATGTGAAAAAATTTCTATTCTCAAAATACCCTTTTCAAAATATCCTTGTAATAATAGATATGTTTTTGCTTCCAAAACGTATCTCTATAAGATTTAAAGCTTAGGCAATGATTCATGGGAAAGGAAATTCAACAATGGAATGGAAAAAAATAGATAGAATTGTTCTTAATTTGTCGCAGATTAGGACTACATTAATGCATAGTTAATCGAGACACTTAATTGATTTGCCTCCTGCATATGTTAGCTAATAGTCTGGATCTAATAATGCCGTTTGATGGCATCTTCCAAGATGTCAGATCCCCACATTTGTTGTCATCTAGCCTTCCAAAATAGGAAAAGACTAGAATGACGAACTTGAATTAAGCTCAATGGATATAGAAGATTCAACACATAAACCCAACATATGCCATGATGTTCCCATCTAATTTAAAGAAACCTACCAGGATCCAATTTTCTCGTATTACCGTAACTTTGAATTGCATTTGGGATCTCTAGCCAATTGATGATCATAGCTCTCATTCATCATCCCAGAGAGATAAAGTCTTTCTAGAATCTCTATTTCATTTCCACATGCTAGAAATGTATCTTAGTGATTCCTAGTTTTTAACAATCAATTGCTGTACACCATACCCTTCAATGGTCTAAGATAAGCTATACATGACATGCCAAGCCATAGTGCCATGATCAAGTTCCTGAACCAGGTGGCATTTATACTTGCACATTCGTAGACCTGCTCAAAACCCGAACCGCCAATCTAACCTGAAACATTTTAGATGGGCCTGATGTTTAAGCCCATCCTTTAAACGAGCTAGGCTTGGGTTTACATTAACCCAGTATGAGCCCGGttttattatatatgatatataattatatattttcatatCCTTTACATTAGTTATATATTTACATTACATAATAGTATAATACATTGTTAATTACAAATTGGTTAGCTCCCCTACTGCCTTTAGCCCACCCCATGCCCACAGGCCAATATCGGTTCTCTTCATTTGATGTTTGAGGAAAGGAGACAGTGGCGGCTAGGGTTATCGCCTCCCTCACCTCCTCATTTCTTCTCATCTTGCCACCCCTCGTTCAAGCCTGCTCGTGTCCTCTTGCCTTCCCATCAGTTCGGTGAAAACATTCCTCCCCTCGTTGCCCTCTCCGACTGTGGCTCTGTCCGCAATTGCTGGGCCCTACTCTCCTCGGCTTTTCGCCTCCTTTAGTCTCTTCACTAATTCGACAAAAGGAGTCTTCGCCCGGCCGCCCGCTCTGATCCTAGTTCTGTCAACAATTGCTAGGCCCTTCTCTACCTCATCAAGTCTCTTTCAGACGATTGCCGCCATGCTGCCCACCTCCCTCGGTCCCTATTGTTGGCGGCCTCCCCACCCTCCCCTTTAACCCCCACCCTACTCGTACTGCCAAGAAAAA
Coding sequences within it:
- the LOC108511872 gene encoding uncharacterized protein LOC108511872 yields the protein MAGGNFLGRIISYVVNELVVEGLANNPTFQRFAVRTSKNLEELSTKATQAREELVEQLKDVTKNVDSFKRQ